In Doryrhamphus excisus isolate RoL2022-K1 chromosome 21, RoL_Dexc_1.0, whole genome shotgun sequence, a single genomic region encodes these proteins:
- the lancl2 gene encoding lanC-like protein 2 isoform X3 produces the protein MEEGLKTADPHDFSTYTGWTGIALLYVQLHRVSNELSHLQRALDYVKRAMRVLNGRKVTFLCGDAGPLAVGAVVHHKLGNPSDSKDCLARLLQLQRSVLSPDSEMPDELLYGRAGYLYALLYVNSQLGNAAVEDATIAEVATAIIQSGKNLSVELKKADRCPLLYEWHKKQYVGAAHGLAGIFHTLMQPGAKVHPDMLSELVRPSIDYIRHKRFRSGNFPSSLSNESDRLVHWCHGAPGVVHMLIMAYKVFQEEKYLKEALECGEVIWQRGLLRKGYGVCHGTAGNGYAFLSLYKLTQEKKYLYRACKVRLGELGFLCVPLLGNKHASLAALPSRPIHVVPVSPHPFPPAPLLLPAALAWWKAGFSTSSNASFLRADIFSSTLVCMIISSFKSLM, from the exons ATGGAGGAGGGCCTGAAGACCGCCGACCCCCATGATTTCTCCACGTACACCGGCTGGACAG GAATTGCTTTGCTGTACGTGCAGCTGCACCGCGTGTCCAATGAGCTGTCCCATCTGCAACGGGCACTGGACTACGTCAAACGAGCGATGAGAGTTCTGAATGGCCGAAAAGTGACGTTCCTTTGCGGCGATGCCGGGCCTTTAGCAGTGGGTGCAGTGGTCCACCACAAGCTGGGAAACCCTAGCGACAGCAAAGACTGCCTCGCCAG GCTTCTCCAGCTGCAGCGCTCGGTGCTCAGTCCAGATTCAGAGATGCCGGATGAGTTGCTGTATGGACGAGCCGGGTACCTGTATGCTCTGCTCTACGTTAACAGCCAGCTAGGGAACGCCGCTGTGGAGGATGCCACCATTGCAGAA GTAGCCACGGCCATCATCCAATCAGGGAAGAATCTGTCGGTGGAGCTAAAGAAGGCCGACCGCTGCCCTCTACTCTATGAATGGCACAAGAAACAATATGTTGGTGCTGCCCACGGCCTGGCTGGAATCTTCCACACGCTCATGCAG CCTGGAGCAAAGGTCCACCCAGACATGCTCTCAGAGTTGGTCCGGCCCAGCATCGACTACATCCGCCACAAAAGGTTTCGTTCCGGTAACTTCCCATCGTCGCTGAGCAACGAGAGCGACCGACTGGTTCACTGGTGCCACGGAGCGCCCGGGGTCGTCCACATGCTCATCATGGCTTACAAG GTGTTTCAGGAGGAGAAGTACCTGAAGGAAGCGCTGGAATGTGGTGAGGTCATCTGGCAGAGAGGTCTCCTCAGAAAAGGCTACGGCGTTTGCCACGGCACTGCCGGCAACGGCTACGCCTTCCTGTCTCTGTACAAGCTAACCCAGGAGAAGAAGTACCTGTACCGTGCCTGCAAGGTAAGACTCGGGGAGCTCGGCTTCCTGTGTGTTCCTCTCCTTGGAAACAAACACGCGTCTTTGGCTGCTCTTCCATCCCGTCCAATTCACGTTGTTCCTGTATCACCACATCCCTTTCCTCCTGCTCCCCTCCTGCTCCCCGCGGCCCTGGCTTGGTGGAAGGCAGGCTTTAGCACATCTTCCAACGCTTCCTTTTTGAGAGCTGACATTTTTTCTTCTACCTTGGTGTGCATGATCATTTCCTCGTTCAAATCCTTGATGTAG